CAGTGCCCCGGGAGCCGGCCTGGCGCTGATCCTGGGTCTGGCCACCGCGCTGTGGTCGGCCTCGGGCTATGTCACCGCCTTCAGCCGGGCGATGAACCGGGTCTACGAGATCGGCGAGGGGCGCCCCATCTGGAAGCTGCGCCCGATCATGCTGCTGATCACCCTGGTCATGGTCGTGCTGGTGGTGCTCGTCGCGCTGATGCTCGTGCTCTCCGGCCCGGCCGCCCAGGCCGTCGGCGACCTCATCGGCCTGGGCTCGGCCGCGCTGAGCGTGTGGAGCATCGCCAAGTGGCCGCTCGTGCTGGTCCTGGTGATGCTGATCGTGGCGATGCTGTACTACACCACCCCGAACGTGAAGCAGCCGAAGTTCCGCTGGATCAGCGTCGGTGCCGCCATCGCGATCCTGGTGTGGATCCTCGTCTCGATCGCCTTCGGCATCTACATCGCCACCGTCGCCAGCTACGGCAGCACCTACGGCTCCTTCGCCGGAGTGATCATCTTCCTGCTGTGGCTGTGGATCACCAACCTGGCGCTGCTGTTCGGAGCCGAGGTCGACGCCGAGCTCGAACGCTCCCGCGAGCTGATCGCCGGCATCGAGGCCGAACGCGACATCCAACTCCCCCTCCGCGACGACACCAAGATCGTCAAGGACGCCGACAAGGACCAGCAGGACATCGACAAGGGCGCCGCCCTGCGCCGCAGCGCCGGACGCACCTCGGACCCGGACAAGACCTGATCCCGCTCCGTCCCGGCCGGTGGCCCCCTTCGCGTCCGCGGGGCTGACCGGCAGCGGTGCGGCTGGTACGCAGGGGTGCTGGTGGGACGTATGGGACTGGCCGTACAGTGGAGTGATCCGGATCATACGTCCGGCCAACGTCCACTCAGGGAGGAAAACGTGGCGACCGAGAGGGCCGTACGGCCCAAACACGTCAAGGACGGGTTCTCGTCCCGCAGGGTCTTCATCTTCGCGGCCATCGGGTCCGCGGTCGGCCTGGGAAACATCTGGCGTTTCCCGTACGTCGCCTACGAGGGAGGCGGTGGGGCCTTCCTCGTCCCGTACCTGGTGGCGCTGGTCCTCGCCGGCATCCCACTGCTGTACTTCCTGTACTCGATCGGGCACCGCAACCGCGGGTCCGCTCCGTTGTCACTGCGCCGCTTCTCGAAGGGAGCGGAGTGGATCGGCTGGTGGATGGTCCTGGTCGCCGCGGTGATCGGCGTCTACTACGCCGCGATCATCGCCTGGGCGATCAAGTACACGTTCCTCTCCTTCAACCTGGGCTGGGGGGACGACCCGGCGACCTACCTCAACGGCGACTTCCTCCAGGTGGCCGACAACCCCGGGCCCACGATGGACTACGTCCCGCAGGTGCTGCTGCTGATGATCGTCGTGTGGGTCATCACCGTCGGGGTCCTGGCCATGGGCATCCAGAAGGGCATCGGACGGACCGCGCTGGTCTTCATCCCGGTGCTGCTGGTCGCCTTCGCGCTCCTGGTGATCTACTCGCTCACCCTGGACGGGGCCACCGACGGTCTGAACGCCTTCTTCACCCCGGACTGGGCGGCGCTGAAGGACAGCAGCGTATGGATCTCGGCCGTGGGGCAGATCTTCTTCAGCCTCTCCATCGGCTTCGGGATCATGATCACCTACGCCAGCTACGTCAAGCCCCGGACCGACATGACCGGCTCCGGTGCCGTCGTGGCGTTCTCCAACTCCGGCTTCGAGCTGCTCGCCGGCATCGGTGTCTTCGCGACGCTGGGCTTCATCGCACAGTCGACCGGTCAGGCGATCGACGAAGTCGTCGCCAGCGGGATCGGCCTGGCCTTCGTCGCCTTCCCGACAATCATCAACGAGGCACCCGGCGGCGCCTTCATCGGGGTGCTCTTCTTCGGCTCCCTCGTGCTCGCCGGCCTGACCTCGCTCATCTCGATCGTGGAGGTGATCATCGGTGCGGTCCGTGACAAGGCGGGCATCTCCCGTCGGGCGGCCACGTTCGTCGTGGGTATCCCGATGGCCGTCGTCAGCATCGCCGTCTTCTCCACCACCGGCGGGCTCTACGTGCTGGACACGATGGATGCCTTCGTCAACTCCTTCGGCATCGTCGGCGCCTCGTTGATCGTGATGCTGGCGCTGTCCTGGGTCTTCCGCAAGCTGCCGGTCATGGCGGCCCACATGAACGTGCACGGCTCGATCAAGCTGCTGGGCTGGTGGAAGGCACTCGTGGCCGTGGTCATCCCGGTGGCGCTGGCCGTGATGCTCTTCCAGGAGTTCCAGGACAAGCTCGAGGCGCCCTACGGGGACTACCCGGCCAGCCTGGTGAACACCTTCGGCTGGGGCATGGCGGCGGCACTGCCGATCATCGCCATCATCCTGTCCTTCCTGCCCTGGCGGGGCGTGACCGCTGTGGAGGACCCGGGCGATCTGTACGCCGAGCACGCGCTGGCCGACGGAGGTGAGCAGGAATGACTGCAGGAGCCATCATCATGATGATCATCGCGATGCTGATCATCTGGGGCGGACTCGCCGCCGCCATCACGAATCTGATGGTGCGCGGTGACGTCGACCCGGACGACGTGCGCACCGCCGAGCTGCACCGGGACCTCTGACACCCGGCACGAGAGAACCGCGGTTGGCGCCTGTCCGGCAGGCGCCAACCGCGGTATCTTTGTCAGGGACAACTCGTCACCGTGGGGGAACCATGAGCATCGAGGTCCAGCAACCGCAGCCGCACGACATCGTCGGCGACACCGTGATGGTCGCCGGCACCGCCGGTGGAGCCTTCGAGGCGAACTTCAACTACCGCGTCACCGAGGGGCACGACGAGGTCACCGGCTACTTCATGGCCGGTGACGGTATCGGTGGGCACGGCCAGTTCCAGGTCGCGGTCGACGTCTCGGGCGCCGCGTTCACCCTGCACACCGCGTTCGTCGAGGTCTTCCACGTCTCCGCGAGGGACGGGTCCGAGCTCGACACCCAGGTGGTGCCGATCATCCTCGGTGGGTTGATCGTCCCCGGGTACGACACCTACCTCGAGCACGTTGTCAGCTCGGGCGAGACGCTGTGGGGCATCGCGCAGACGCACTACGGCAACGGCAGCCTCCACCACCGTTTGCTGCACGCCAACCCCGCGATCACCAACCCCAACCTGATCCGGGTGGGTGACGTGATCCGGGTGCCCCGGGCCCTGTGAGTCCCACCTGGTCGTGAGGGAGAGTCCCGCGCAGTCATGACGAAGGGCGCCGGTCCGCTCGGATCGGCGCCCTTCGGCGTGGAGCTCGGGCCTGTGCTCGGGTGTGGAGCTCGGGCCTGTGCTGGAGTTTCTAGGGGTTCGCAGGGGTAGGAAACCCGGGTGAACCAGGCGAATATCGGGTCACCCGATATTCGCGTGACGGATGTGGCGCCCCCGGCAGTGTTTAGGTTCACGACATCGTTGACAGGTTAGGTCGTGGCGGGTGTCGATGACCGGTGATGGGTGAGTCGGGTCATCGTTGACAGATTCAGGTCGGTGATCGTTGACCGGTGAGTCGGGTCATCGTTGACGCTCGCGCGGCGCGGACGATTGGTGATGAACTCTCGTGAGAAGAATCAGGTGATCGTGCGGTCGGTGCTGGATCAGGGGTTGACGGTCGCGCAGGCCGCGGCGCGGTTCGGGGTCACGCGTCAGTGGGTGCACACGCTGGTGACTCGGTACCGGGCCGATGGCCCGCAAGGACTGGCACCGCGCAGCAAGGCACCGAAGTCACGACCGGGGACCACGAGTCAGGCGGTGCACGGGCGGATTGTCCAGTTGCGTCGTCAGCTCCACGCCGACGGCGCGGACGCCGGCCCGGAAACCATTGCTTGGCACCTGCGCGATGAGGGGTTGATGGCGCCGTCGACCTCCACGATCCGGCGGATCCTGCACGCTGAGGGGTTGGTGGTCCCGGAGCCGAAGAAGCGCCCGAAGTCCTCCTACATCCGCTTCGAGGCAGACCTGCCCAACGGGTGCTGGCAGGCCGACATCACCTACTGCTTCCTCGCTGATGGCACCCGCGTGGACGTCTTGGACTTCCTGGACGACCACTCCCGCTACCTGCTGTTCCTGCGTGCCGCATCTGCCTACAGCGGGCCCATGGTCGTGGCCGCACTGCAAGAACTGATCGACACCCACGGCGTACCGGCCTCGACCCTGACCGACAACGGGCTGGTCTTCACCGCTCGCCTGGCCGGCCGCACGGGTGGCCGCAATGGCTTCGAGAAGCTCCTGCAAGCCCACCACATCGAGCAGAAGAACGGGCACCCCGGCCACCCGCAGACCCAGGGCAAGATCGAACGCTTCCACCAGACCCTCAAGAAGTGGCTACGCCCCCGACCGGCACCGTCCACCACCACCGAATTGCAAGCCCTCCTGGACGAGTTCGCCCACTGGTACAACCACCAACGCCCGCACCGCTCCATCGGCCGACGCACCCCCGCGACCGCCTACACCGCACAGACCAAAGCCACTCCCGCCACCCCAGCGCATGACCCCGAATGGCGCACCCGCACGGACAAAATCGCCGCCGCCGGGACCGTGTCCCTGCGCTACGCCGGAAAGATGCGTCACCTGGGCCTCGGACGCGCCCTGGCAGGCCAACCCGTGCTCCTACTCATCCACGATGACCACGTGATCACCAGCCACGCAGAAACCGCAGAAATCCTGGCCGAACACCACATCGACCCCACCCGCGACTACCAACCAGCCACCCGACCACCCACCTGATCGTTGACACCGATGAGTCGCGACATCGACGACAAGCCCCGCGAACCTACAAAAAAGTCCTGAGTCGCGACACCGTGTAAACGATGTCGCGACTCAGGACAGTGGCGCCCCCGGCAGTGTTTAGGTTCACGACATCGTTGACAGGTTAGGTCGTGGCGGGTGTCGATGACCGGTGATGGGTGAGTCGGGTCATCGTTGACAGATTCAGGTCGGTGATCGTTGACCGGTGAGTCGGGTCATCGTTGACGCTCGCGCGGCGCGGACGATTGGTGATGAACTCTCGTGAGAAGAATCAGGTGATCGTGCGGTCGGTGCTGGATCAGGGGTTGACGGTCGCGCAGGCCGCGGCGCGGTTCGGGGTCACGCGTCAGTGGGTGCACACGCTGGTGACTCGGTACCGGGCCGATGGCCCGCAAGGACTGGCACCGCGCAGCAAGGCACCGAAGTCACGACCGGGGACCACGAGTCAGGCGGTGCACGGGCGGATTGTCCAGTTGCGTCGTCAGCTCCACGCCGACGGCGCGGACGCCGGCCCGGAAACCATTGCTTGGCACCTGCGCGATGAGGGGTTGATGGCGCCGTCGACCTCCACGATCCGGCGGATCCTGCACGCTGAGGGGTTGGTGGTCCCGGAGCCGAAGAAGCGCCCGAAGTCCTCCTACATCCGCTTCGAGGCAGACCTGCCCAACGGGTGCTGGCAGGCCGACATCACCTACTGCTTCCTCGCTGATGGCACCCGCGTGGACGTCTTGGACTTCCTGGACGACCACTCCCGCTACCTGCTGTTCCTGCGTGCCGCATCTGCCTACAGCGGGCCCATGGTCGTGGCCGCACTGCAAGAACTGATCGACACCCACGGCGTACCGGCCTCGACCCTGACCGACAACGGGCTGGTCTTCACCGCTCGCCTGGCCGGCCGCACGGGTGGCCGCAATGGCTTCGAGAAGCTCCTGCAAGCCCACCACATCGAGCAGAAGAACGGGCACCCCGGCCACCCGCAGACCCAGGGCAAGATCGAACGCTTCCACCAGACCCTCAAGAAGTGGCTACGCCCCCGACCGGCACCGTCCACCACCACCGAATTGCAAGCCCTCCTGGACGAGTTCGCCCACTGGTACAACCACCAACGCCCGCACCGCTCCATCGGCCGACGCACCCCCGCGACCGCCTACACCGCACAGACCAAAGCCACTCCCGCCACCCCAGCGCATGACCCCGAATGGCGCACCCGCACGGACAAAATCGCCGCCGCCGGGACCGTGTCCCTGCGCTACGCCGGAAAGATGCGTCACCTGGGCCTCGGACGCGCCCTGGCAGGCCAACCCGTGCTCCTACTCATCCACGATGACCACGTGATCACCAGCCACGCAGAAACCGCAGAAATCCTGGCCGAACACCACATCGACCCCACCCGCGACTACCAACCAGCCACCCGACCACCCACCTGATCGTTGACACCGATGAGTCGCGACATCGACGACAAGCCCCGCGAACCTACAAAAAAGTCCTGAGTCGCGACACCGTGTAAACGATGTCGCGACTCAGGACAGTGGCGCCCCCGGCAGGATTCGAACCTGCGGCCCCTGGTACCGGAAACCAGTGCTCTATCCCCTGAGCTACGGAGGCAAATGTGATGTGCCGGATGAGATTAACACCAGCGCCCGCCGTCCCGAGAATCGATCCGCCGACACGGGGGCGGCGCGTGCGGACCTAGACTGAGCGACCGTGACCCCCGAAGAGCTCTCTGCAGCGATCCGCGCCGCCCTCTCCGCCACCGTCGATGCCGGCGATCTGGCCGTCGACGTTCCCGCCGAGATCCGGGTGGAGCGACCGAAGCAGAAGGAGCACGGGGACTGGACGAGCAACATCGCGCTGCAGCTCGCCAAGCCGGCGGGGATGAAGCCGCGCGACGTGGCCGCCCTCGTCGGGGAGCGCCTGCGCGCAGCCGAGGGCATCGCCTCGGTGGACATCGCCGGCCCCGGGTTCCTCAACATCACCCTCGACGCCGCCTCCGCGGGTGAGCTGGCACGCTCCATCGTCGACGCCGGCGCCACCTACGGCCGCAACGAGGCGATGGTCGGGCACACGATGAACATCGAGTTCATCTCCGCGAACCCGACCGGGCCCCTGCACAT
The DNA window shown above is from Janibacter sp. A1S7 and carries:
- a CDS encoding YihY/virulence factor BrkB family protein, whose protein sequence is MSTRTHEDDARRGAPHPEHSAKPGSPTKVTGSGWKYTARRALRGFLDDQCTDLAAALTYYSVLAAFPALIAIFSLLGLVGQSQSTVDAVMPVLEQVLGSSATQTLEPVVSSLASAPGAGLALILGLATALWSASGYVTAFSRAMNRVYEIGEGRPIWKLRPIMLLITLVMVVLVVLVALMLVLSGPAAQAVGDLIGLGSAALSVWSIAKWPLVLVLVMLIVAMLYYTTPNVKQPKFRWISVGAAIAILVWILVSIAFGIYIATVASYGSTYGSFAGVIIFLLWLWITNLALLFGAEVDAELERSRELIAGIEAERDIQLPLRDDTKIVKDADKDQQDIDKGAALRRSAGRTSDPDKT
- a CDS encoding sodium-dependent transporter is translated as MATERAVRPKHVKDGFSSRRVFIFAAIGSAVGLGNIWRFPYVAYEGGGGAFLVPYLVALVLAGIPLLYFLYSIGHRNRGSAPLSLRRFSKGAEWIGWWMVLVAAVIGVYYAAIIAWAIKYTFLSFNLGWGDDPATYLNGDFLQVADNPGPTMDYVPQVLLLMIVVWVITVGVLAMGIQKGIGRTALVFIPVLLVAFALLVIYSLTLDGATDGLNAFFTPDWAALKDSSVWISAVGQIFFSLSIGFGIMITYASYVKPRTDMTGSGAVVAFSNSGFELLAGIGVFATLGFIAQSTGQAIDEVVASGIGLAFVAFPTIINEAPGGAFIGVLFFGSLVLAGLTSLISIVEVIIGAVRDKAGISRRAATFVVGIPMAVVSIAVFSTTGGLYVLDTMDAFVNSFGIVGASLIVMLALSWVFRKLPVMAAHMNVHGSIKLLGWWKALVAVVIPVALAVMLFQEFQDKLEAPYGDYPASLVNTFGWGMAAALPIIAIILSFLPWRGVTAVEDPGDLYAEHALADGGEQE
- a CDS encoding methionine/alanine import family NSS transporter small subunit; this translates as MTAGAIIMMIIAMLIIWGGLAAAITNLMVRGDVDPDDVRTAELHRDL
- a CDS encoding Gmad2 immunoglobulin-like domain-containing protein, which encodes MSIEVQQPQPHDIVGDTVMVAGTAGGAFEANFNYRVTEGHDEVTGYFMAGDGIGGHGQFQVAVDVSGAAFTLHTAFVEVFHVSARDGSELDTQVVPIILGGLIVPGYDTYLEHVVSSGETLWGIAQTHYGNGSLHHRLLHANPAITNPNLIRVGDVIRVPRAL
- a CDS encoding IS481 family transposase, with protein sequence MNSREKNQVIVRSVLDQGLTVAQAAARFGVTRQWVHTLVTRYRADGPQGLAPRSKAPKSRPGTTSQAVHGRIVQLRRQLHADGADAGPETIAWHLRDEGLMAPSTSTIRRILHAEGLVVPEPKKRPKSSYIRFEADLPNGCWQADITYCFLADGTRVDVLDFLDDHSRYLLFLRAASAYSGPMVVAALQELIDTHGVPASTLTDNGLVFTARLAGRTGGRNGFEKLLQAHHIEQKNGHPGHPQTQGKIERFHQTLKKWLRPRPAPSTTTELQALLDEFAHWYNHQRPHRSIGRRTPATAYTAQTKATPATPAHDPEWRTRTDKIAAAGTVSLRYAGKMRHLGLGRALAGQPVLLLIHDDHVITSHAETAEILAEHHIDPTRDYQPATRPPT